The Henckelia pumila isolate YLH828 unplaced genomic scaffold, ASM3356847v2 CTG_461:::fragment_3, whole genome shotgun sequence genome window below encodes:
- the LOC140872232 gene encoding U-box domain-containing protein 6-like yields MDASEIEESLLSIGEPKLHCEMCKNLCSVYAKVLAIFPDLEAARPRSTSGIQALCSLHIALEKTKTILQHCAECSKLYLAITGDSVVMKFEKARCALEDSLKRVEDIVPPAIGSQIAKVLGELGRIEFSLDPIEKQIGDDIIGLLQQGRNFNSNSYDNEELESFHQAASRLGITSSRAALRERRALKKLVERARADDDKRKESIIAYLMHLMKKYSKVFRGEFSDDNDSQGSTPCSPTIQGSFEDGNMLGRNGFAFDRQFSKLSSFNFKPNFRRSDQIHVPPEELRCPISLQLMHDPVIIASGQTYERVCIEKWFTDGHNTCPKTQQQLPHLSLTPNYCVKGLVASWCENNRIPVPDGPPESLDLNYWRLVLSESDSANSKSLESFDLCKFKGVKVEPLNDSGIIEEAEGNELEATSVQKEDCGDYHAFKQCHDCLAVLEKDDDLMDKCKVVEQIRLLLKDDEEARIYMGANGLVEALLHFLDSAVSYRNGMAQEIGAMALFNLAVNNNRNKELLLASGVLPILQKMIANTDSVGATTALYLNLSCLDEAKAIIGTTQEVVYFLISILKHESDEQCKIDALHTLYNISSHSTNIPHLLEAGIIDGLQNLITHPSDHSSIEKCIAMLIYLASSKSARDEIIASPGLITGLATILDVGESVEQEQAAACLLILCNTSDKCCEMVLQEGVIPSLVSISVNGTVRGKQKAQKLLMLFREQRQRDPSPVPSRLMTENSEMALPSQNPKPLCKSISRRKVSKALSVWWKNKSFSVYQC; encoded by the exons ATGGACGCTTCAGAGATTGAGGAAAGTTTACTCTCCATTGGTGAACCGAAG TTACACTGTGAGATGTGCAAGAATCTATGTTCCGTGTATGCGAAAGTATTGGCAATATTCCCTGATCTAGAAGCAGCTCGACCAAGGAGCACATCTGGTATTCAAGCACTATGTTCTCTGCACATAGCACTTGAAAAGACCAAGACTATTCTTCAGCATTGTGCAGAATGTAGTAAACTTTACTTG GCAATAACTGGAGATTCTGTGGTTATGAAATTTGAGAAAGCACGATGTGCACTTGAAGATAGTTTAAAACGGGTTGAAGATATTGTTCCACCAGCCATTGGCAGTCAG ATCGCCAAGGTTTTAGGTGAACTTGGAAGGATCGAGTTTTCTCTTGATCCAATTGAGAAGCAAATAGGTGATGATATTATTGGATTGCTTCAACAAGGGAGAAATTTCAACAGTAATTCTTATGACAACGAGGAGCTTGAATCTTTTCATCAGGCTGCATCTAGGCTTGGTATCACCTCTTCAAGGGCAGCACTCAGAGAGAGAAGAGCTTTGAAGAAACTCGTGGAAAGAGCCCGAGCTGATGACGACAAAAGGAAGGAATCTATCATAGCTTATCTAATGCATCTCATGAAAAAGTACTCGAAGGTTTTCAGGGGTGAGTTTTCGGATGACAATGACTCACAAGGATCAACACCTTGCTCGCCTACCATCCAGGGTTCTTTTGAAGATGGTAACATGCTTGGCCGTAATGGTTTTGCTTTTGATCGGCAGTTTTCGAAActcagttctttcaatttcaAGCCAAACTTCCGGAGATCAGATCAAATTCATGTGCCTCCTGAAGAGTTAAGGTGCCCTATATCGTTGCAACTTATGCATGATCCAGTTATCATAGCTTCGGGGCAAACCTATGAAAGGGTTTGTATAGAAAAATGGTTTACTGATGGTCATAACACTTGTCCTAAAACTCAGCAGCAGCTCCCTCATCTTTCTTTGACTCCCAATTACTGTGTTAAAGGATTGGTGGCTAGTTGGTGTGAAAATAATCGGATTCCTGTTCCAGACGGTCCACCAGAATCACTTGATCTCAACTACTGGAGGCTAGTGTTGTCCGAAAGTGACTCTGCAAACTCAAAATCGTTAGAAAGTTTCGATTTATGTAAGTTCAAGGGTGTTAAGGTTGAACCTTTGAATGACAGTGGTATCATTGAGGAGGCTGAAGGAAATGAACTGGAAGCTACTTCTGTGCAAAAAGAGGATTGTGGAGATTATCACGCCTTCAAACAGTGTCACGATTGTTTGGCCGTCTTAGAGAAGGATGATGACTTGATGGATAAATGCAAAGTGGTGGAGCAGATAAGGCTCTTGCTAAAAGATGATGAAGAAGCCAGGATTTATATGGGGGCTAATGGTCTTGTAGAGGCATTGCTGCATTTCTTGGACTCCGCTGTCTCATACAGGAATGGGATGGCTCAAGAAATCGGAGCAATGGCTCTCTTCAATCTTGCAGTAAATAATAACAG AAACAAAGAATTGCTATTGGCTTCAGGAGTGCTTCCGATACTGCAGAAAATGATAGCTAATACCGATTCTGTTGGAGCAACAACTGCCCTTTACCTAAATCTTTCCTGCCTCGATGAGGCGAAAGCCATTATCGGGACTACGCAGGAAGTTGTCTATTTCTTGATCTCCATCCTTAAACATGAATCAGATGAGCAATGTAAGATCGATGCCCTTCACACCCTATACAATATTTCCAGTCATTCAACCAATATCCCTCACCTTCTGGAAGCCGGTATCATTGATGGCCTTCAAAATCTTATCACGCATCCCAGTGACCACTCTTCAATAGAGAAGTGCATTGCCATGTTAATTTACTTAGCTTCGAGTAAATCTGCAAGAGATGAAATCATTGCCTCTCCTGGGCTTATTACCGGGCTTGCTACTATCTTGGATGTCGGTGAGTCTGTAGAACAAGAACAAGCTGCAGCCTGTCTTCTGATATTATGTAATACGAGCGACAAATGCTGTGAAATGGTTCTTCAAGAAGGGGTGATTCCTTCATTAGTGTCGATTTCCGTAAATGGGACAGTTAGAGGTAAACAGAAAGCCCAGAAGCTTCTGATGTTATTTCGGGAGCAGAGGCAACGAGATCCTTCACCTGTTCCCAGTCGACTGATGACCGAGAATAGTGAGATGGCCTTGCCTTCTCAAAACCCAAAGCCATTATGCAAGTCAATCTCGAGGAGAAAAGTCAGTAAAGCATTGAGTGTTTGGTGGAAGAACAAGAGCTTTTCCGTGTACCAGTGTTGA